ACTGGAAGCGCTCCCGCATCCTTCTCCCCGACTGGATACGCATCGGCCTCCCCGCCGCCGCAGAACCCATCAGTTTCCAGCTTTTCCAAGTGTTCATCACCGCGATGGTCGTGTACGTAGGCACCACCGCCATGACCGCCCGCGTATTCGCAGGCAATTTCGCCGCTTTGTCAGTAATCCTCGGAGTCGGCCTCGGCAGCGGAAACCAGATTCTCGTGGCACATTTGGTTGGTGCGCACGATTTCGACAAGGCGAACCGCCGCGTGCGCCAGACGCTTGCCATCGGCATCACGAGCGGGCTCTTGCTCTCGATTATCGTAGCGCTTTTGGGCGAACATTTGCTCAGGCTCTACACCGACAATCCCGAAGTACTCCGACTCGGAAAAATTTGTCTCTGGTGCGACGTAGCCGTGCAACCCTTCAAGGCAGTAAACTTCATCGTCACCACCTCTCTGCGCGCCGCGGGCGATTCCAAGTTCCCCGCCATTGTCGGAAGCGGAATGATGTGGACGCTCGGGCTTGTCACCTCGCTCATACTCGCGTTTGCATTGGGGCTCGGGCTGCCGGGACTTTGGCTCGGCATGGCCGCTGACGAACTCTACCGTTCGTTTGCCAACATCTGGCGCTGGCGCAGCGGCCGCTGGAAAAGCAAGGCCGTGGTTTAGTTCTGGATGCAACGGACTGAGATACCAGCAGGCTTTTCTTCTTTGCTCAGAACCGCATAGTCAAAGGCGTATGCCATACTCACAGCATTCCCGTAGTCGCTATCGTATTCGGTAGAACTCCAAAAAATTGCATAGAAGCTCTCGTTATTGAATTTTCCTCCATAGCAGGATCTGCCACCAGTAGGGAGCGCAGAAAAACCGAATACATCCGTGCCATTGCCAATATGAGTGTAATAGTCATCCCAGCCGCTAGTAGACTTGAGCACTTTACCTTCTTCCTTTGATCCTCCACCAACTACCGTGAATAGAACATCCCATTCACCATTGTCTGGCAGATGCCAGCCCTCGGGACATATACCACGCACAGGATATGTCGGTGAACAGATTTTATCAGAACCGCAATCTTTGCCGTTCCCACTCCAGATGCCCACGCTGTCCATAGCTATCGCCCAAGTATAAAAGCGGCCGTATTTGGTGCAGTTATCCGAGTCATTGTCGTAGCACCAGCTAGTGGAATCAGAGGTAATTTCCCTAAAGGAATAAGGAACGTCCGTGAATGCGTAGTTGAGATTCTCCGCCATCCACCACTGGTCACCTATCTTCACGGTTTTGTAGGT
Above is a window of Fibrobacter sp. DNA encoding:
- a CDS encoding fibrobacter succinogenes major paralogous domain-containing protein, with protein sequence MSKLSPWSKRSAAIGSIAFLCAALFVACSDDDSSFATRPSDWSSSSVCDDCDDGSSSSAKSSSSSVKSSSSAKSSSSSVELSSSSRIGCKTETEDNCEYGELVDDRDGQTYKTVKIGDQWWMAENLNYAFTDVPYSFREITSDSTSWCYDNDSDNCTKYGRFYTWAIAMDSVGIWSGNGKDCGSDKICSPTYPVRGICPEGWHLPDNGEWDVLFTVVGGGSKEEGKVLKSTSGWDDYYTHIGNGTDVFGFSALPTGGRSCYGGKFNNESFYAIFWSSTEYDSDYGNAVSMAYAFDYAVLSKEEKPAGISVRCIQN